TTCACATAATGTTCGCTGAGAACCTTTTTAACGTTCTCCATGCCGATGCGGATTTTTTCTTCATCATCCGTGGAGCACGAGTTGGCAATCAGATATTCCAGAACAAATACCGGCACATTGGCCCCAACCTTCACGGTGCGGACAAGGTCTTTCTTGACCACGTATCCCCGGAAGTGCTCCAGAAGTTTTATGTCTAAGTCATTCAATACTGCCATAATCAGTTCCTTATCATTAGAGAAGCCCGCCTAAATCTCTGTCTTTATTTTGTTTCACAACGGCTCGGTCGAGCTGCTGCTTGGTGGCAGCATCCAGAAGGTGGACTTCTAGTTCCGAATGGCCATCAAACGTATATTCTTTGGTAACCCGCTCATTCCGTTGAATGGTAAACACATCACTTTTATTGACCTGCGCCTTGTTGGCAAAGAAGACCAGATAGACTTTCCGATCCATGGAGAACAAATCACCAGCCCCCTTGTCGGCCTGAATCTTGATTGAAAACAGTTCGCCGGTGACATCTTTCAAATCCCCTTTGTTTTCAATCGATACAGACAATAACGCCGCTGATGCTCCGGATCGTTCCCAGCAGAAGTACGGTGTCACCAGCTCCTGAGGGGATACACCACCATGGGAGAAGCCGTACACCCCCGGAGTCTTGAATGGGTTAATATTCTTTGCAAAATACAGGTAGTCGAATTGCCTGTAGCTCTTTTCTGCTTCTATCAGCCCGGGAGTCAGATCAACTTGCTTGGTTTCTGTGCGGATATAGCGTTCTGCCTTGTCAAAATTACCCTTCAGTGAAACAGAAATTTTATCCGCGTCATTCAGCAATCCGGTCAGTACGAAACCGTGATCCGTTATCAAATAGACCTTGGCATAACCACTGGCCAAAAGAAGTGTGATCTTTTCGGCAAAGAAATCGATGGTCTCCGGGAAATACTTCAGCGCCTTCTGCTGAAGCTTTTCACCCATGTCATCGATGTCTTTATAGGTGCAAATTAAAACCTGCCCGGGTCGAGCCTCTTCGGTAACTTCATCCAACCGAATAAAATCGATGCTGACATTAGGGTTCTGTGCGGCCAGATATTTCTCACGGTTACTCTGGACTGCTTCAGTAACTCCATTGGCCATATAGATGCGGCTCATGTTGTTTTCGGTTTCCGAAGGGATATCTGCAAGGATTGAATCCTTCTTGAGGTTGGTAGTCCCTTTAACCTTTGCAGAGACCAGTTCCGCAATTTCATAGGCGACACCATCTCCGACAATAACGGCTGTCTTCAAGCCGTTAGCATCATCGATAATCCGCTGCAGGGTTCCGGTCTGAGTTTCTTTGTAGCCGCTCCAGTGCTTAAACCATTTTTCGAGGAAGACAGAGACGTGCTCCTTGTATAGCTCCTGAAATGGCTCCAAGAGCTCTTTCTTGTTCAGGAACTCCGCGTAAAGGTTGCGAATGGCTGTATCAAGTTTATAGAAATGCTTTTTGTAAAACTCAACGCACTCACTGAAAGAACTCAGATAGGCGATGTCTTTCGGGTCGAATTCCAGCAGTGCAATCACATCACACCAAAAACGAATACCAAGGGCTTGTGCCTGTCTGTTTTGATTTCGTTGCCGCAATTTGGCAAGCGTATGCGGTACTGATGCTTTATCAGAAATGTTCTTAC
This is a stretch of genomic DNA from Akkermansia sp. N21116. It encodes these proteins:
- a CDS encoding PglZ domain-containing protein, which translates into the protein MIDIWFKNDLRDIYEQHTVAVFIDESGDAEFLLKTLGAEYTIQKANSELEELHVKYLVEKVQPSHERFLIYTRLKKDDLKFIREYCETCGCLEIRYLQNYIKDKVHQTLNLNINLPKEEMIAAAKVSVDQDRTYWMDLSHKGATEIFDLNKELLPFVHDPESYSKEKYDIQLRETFYRKVNELLGQDYLNKPASTLAGEVVKAMLDGLANGNCDKILESVYKGWLDSVTYRDSFNGYLDSYTLGSDLDIWNVSIHHPFRQVDERWLAEIGKNISDKASVPHTLAKLRQRNQNRQAQALGIRFWCDVIALLEFDPKDIAYLSSFSECVEFYKKHFYKLDTAIRNLYAEFLNKKELLEPFQELYKEHVSVFLEKWFKHWSGYKETQTGTLQRIIDDANGLKTAVIVGDGVAYEIAELVSAKVKGTTNLKKDSILADIPSETENNMSRIYMANGVTEAVQSNREKYLAAQNPNVSIDFIRLDEVTEEARPGQVLICTYKDIDDMGEKLQQKALKYFPETIDFFAEKITLLLASGYAKVYLITDHGFVLTGLLNDADKISVSLKGNFDKAERYIRTETKQVDLTPGLIEAEKSYRQFDYLYFAKNINPFKTPGVYGFSHGGVSPQELVTPYFCWERSGASAALLSVSIENKGDLKDVTGELFSIKIQADKGAGDLFSMDRKVYLVFFANKAQVNKSDVFTIQRNERVTKEYTFDGHSELEVHLLDAATKQQLDRAVVKQNKDRDLGGLL